A stretch of the Deinococcus reticulitermitis genome encodes the following:
- a CDS encoding peptidase C39 family protein, which translates to MTYPGGSVTTLHTRASDWQGQGATLIGLQVQENELKVPEGIGGGTLTSAPIRVAEFDELIPSWNSQTGAAGQLSVEVQAQIGPGWTPWYSFGTWSAAEGRRSAKGQKDAQGQVLTDTLRLGARASAFRYRLTLLGSGSSVGLLAFNTSDLGSRSGRPSAPSDRAAWGRINEVVPRSQMLYPGGGEAWCSPTSVSMILARYGTDVTVPAAARGTYDQAYEGTGNWSFNTAYAAEQNPALHAFVTRLPSLSAAEKYTAAGVPLAVSLGWKKGELPGAPLPSSEGHLMVLLGFDAQGRPVLNDPAGPSDAEVRRTYPRAAFERLWLSHSGGLTYVIAPKGTVIP; encoded by the coding sequence ATGACCTATCCGGGCGGCAGCGTGACCACCCTCCACACCCGGGCGAGCGACTGGCAGGGCCAGGGCGCCACCCTGATCGGCCTACAGGTTCAGGAGAACGAGCTGAAGGTGCCTGAAGGCATCGGCGGCGGCACCCTCACTTCCGCGCCCATCCGGGTGGCCGAGTTCGATGAACTGATTCCTTCCTGGAACAGTCAGACCGGGGCGGCAGGTCAGCTCAGTGTGGAGGTGCAGGCGCAGATCGGGCCGGGCTGGACCCCCTGGTACTCCTTTGGCACCTGGAGCGCCGCCGAGGGTCGGCGCAGCGCCAAGGGGCAGAAGGACGCGCAGGGGCAGGTGCTGACCGACACGCTGCGGCTGGGGGCCCGGGCGAGTGCTTTTCGCTACCGGCTGACCCTGCTGGGCTCCGGGAGCTCGGTGGGGCTGCTCGCCTTCAACACCTCGGACCTCGGCAGTCGCTCCGGCCGCCCCAGCGCCCCGAGCGACCGGGCCGCGTGGGGCCGGATCAATGAGGTGGTGCCGCGCTCGCAGATGCTCTACCCCGGCGGCGGCGAGGCGTGGTGCAGCCCGACGAGCGTCTCGATGATTCTCGCGCGCTACGGGACCGACGTGACGGTCCCGGCGGCGGCGCGCGGCACCTACGATCAGGCGTATGAGGGCACCGGCAACTGGTCTTTTAACACCGCCTACGCCGCCGAGCAAAACCCTGCTTTGCACGCCTTTGTCACCCGGCTGCCGAGCCTGAGTGCCGCCGAGAAGTACACGGCTGCCGGGGTGCCGCTCGCGGTGAGCCTGGGCTGGAAAAAGGGCGAACTCCCGGGCGCTCCCCTGCCCAGCAGTGAAGGGCATCTGATGGTCCTGCTCGGCTTCGATGCGCAGGGCCGGCCCGTCCTCAACGACCCGGCTGGCCCCAGTGACGCCGAGGTGCGGCGTACCTACCCCCGCGCCGCCTTCGAGCGGCTGTGGCTCTCGCACAGCGGCGGCCTGACCTACGTGATCGCGCCCAAGGGA
- a CDS encoding alpha/beta hydrolase: MAVSVSGQQVTFSPPPGAAGLIGDMTDWRKREPLPVVSGAPLTLTLPRGAWVEYAWVDAAGEPFADPDNEQKSLNPWWPYPRAVVVGEYARHRLWGRPEATRRGTAHRLSWDGEVFAGKRRAIVHLPYGYAGKPLPIYYVQDGVAFYRLGRLGEALDRALEAGEVEEAALVFVEPGDRNKEYYLNDRYLEFLTREVFPQVEGPLATPSVRGLWGASLGGLISLYLGSQHPKLFGRVVSHSGALIARPGATSSDGVIDTTTAGEWLRDELTRRPPTHLRTSLDTGTLEWLTGPNRRLAGLLADLRLEHQYREYPSGHNWVTWREALPEALLYIQGQDLQRQAGAEHGAAGSHSSL; the protein is encoded by the coding sequence ATGGCCGTTTCCGTCTCCGGGCAACAGGTGACCTTTTCTCCCCCGCCGGGCGCCGCCGGCCTGATCGGGGACATGACCGACTGGCGCAAGCGCGAGCCCCTGCCAGTGGTTAGCGGGGCGCCGCTGACCCTGACGTTGCCGCGCGGTGCGTGGGTGGAGTATGCCTGGGTAGACGCGGCGGGTGAGCCCTTCGCCGACCCCGACAATGAGCAGAAGTCGCTCAACCCGTGGTGGCCCTACCCACGCGCCGTCGTCGTGGGCGAATACGCTCGGCACCGGCTCTGGGGGCGGCCCGAGGCGACGCGCCGGGGCACCGCGCACCGCCTGAGCTGGGACGGCGAGGTCTTTGCGGGCAAGCGGCGCGCGATCGTGCATCTGCCGTACGGCTATGCCGGGAAGCCCCTGCCGATCTACTACGTGCAAGACGGCGTGGCCTTTTACCGCCTTGGGCGGCTGGGGGAGGCGCTCGACCGGGCGCTGGAGGCCGGCGAGGTGGAGGAAGCCGCGCTCGTCTTCGTCGAGCCGGGCGACCGCAACAAGGAGTATTACCTCAATGACCGCTACCTGGAGTTCCTGACACGCGAGGTCTTTCCCCAGGTGGAAGGCCCGCTGGCAACCCCAAGCGTGCGCGGGTTGTGGGGCGCGAGCCTCGGCGGGCTGATCTCGCTGTACCTCGGCTCTCAGCACCCCAAACTGTTCGGGCGGGTGGTGAGCCACTCTGGGGCCTTGATCGCCCGGCCCGGCGCGACCTCCTCGGACGGGGTGATCGACACGACGACGGCGGGCGAGTGGCTCCGCGACGAACTGACCCGGCGGCCTCCTACCCATCTGCGGACCAGCCTCGATACCGGAACGCTGGAGTGGCTCACCGGCCCCAACCGCCGGCTCGCCGGCCTGCTGGCCGACCTGCGCCTGGAGCACCAGTACCGCGAGTACCCCAGCGGGCACAACTGGGTCACCTGGCGCGAAGCGTTGCCGGAAGCGCTGCTGTACATCCAGGGCCAGGATCTCCAGCGGCAGGCCGGGGCAGAGCACGGCGCCGCAGGGTCTCATTCCTCTCTCTGA